One window from the genome of Chroicocephalus ridibundus unplaced genomic scaffold, bChrRid1.1 SCAFFOLD_219, whole genome shotgun sequence encodes:
- the LOC134509238 gene encoding olfactory receptor 5J3-like: MAHEECGNKTVVTTFLLLEFGNIPEMQSFLFLLFLVIYVVTVICNILIFVLVVADRHLHKPMYFFLCSLSCLETCYSSTILPRMLSSFLTGDKSISVGSCITQFYFFGSLAVTESFLLSVMSYDRYLAVCKPFHYGVVMNSRYCLQLVAWSWIGGFLVMSISCFLISQHAFCGPKFIDHFFCDFTPMIKLACCDTSLTEMLVFILSSVCALPPFLLTLVSYMYIITTVLRMSSTTGTQKAFSTCFSHLMVITVFYGSLIIVYILPKTRTLKALNKFFSVFYTLVTPLLNPLIYSLRNREVKDALSKVIKKCEYFLKTQH; the protein is encoded by the exons ATGGCACATGAGGAATGTGGAAATAAAACAGTCGTCACAACATTTCTGCTCCTGGAATTTGGGAATATCCCAGAAATGcaatcttttctcttcctccttttcttggtGATCTATGTTGTGACTGTGATTTGCAACATCCtcatttttgttttggtggtggctGATCGGCACCTCCACAaacccatgtacttcttcctgtGCAGCTTGTCTTGCTTGGAGACCTGCTACAGCTCTACCATCCTGCCCAGGATGTTGTCCAGCTTTCTAACTGGGGACAAGAGCATTTCTGTTGGCAGCTGCATcacacaattttatttctttggttccCTTGCAGTCACTGAAAGTTTTCTCTTATCAGTGATGTCCTATGATAGGTATTTAGCAGTATGCAAGCCCTTTCATTACGGAGTTGTCATGAATAGCAGATATTGTCTGCAGCTTGTAGCGTGGTCTTGGATAGGTGGTTTCCTTGTTATGTCCATAAGCTGTTTCCTGATTTCACAACATGCCTTTTGTGGTCCTAAGTTTATCGATCATTTCTTTTGTGATTTCACTCCAATGATAAAACTCGCCTGTTGTGACACCAGCCTGACCGAAATGTTGGTGTTCATCCTCTCATCAGTATGTGCACTACCCCCTTTCCTACTAACCCTGGTGTCCTACATGTATATCATTACCACTGTCCTGAGAATGTCTTCCACCACTGGGACGCAGAAAGctttttccacctgcttttcccACCTCATGGTTATTACAGTTTTTTATGGAAGCTTAATAATTGTTTATATCCTGCCAAAAACTAGGACTCTGAAAGCACTAAATAAATTCTTCTCAGTTTTCTACACTCTTGTGACTCCGCTGCTCAACCCACTCATCTACAGTCTGAGAAATAGAGAGGTGAAGGATGCCCTGAGTAAAGTCATCAAGAAATGTGAATATTTCCTAAAG ACTCAGCACTGA